GGGGGGGTGTAAAGATGCTAAAGGAAGTAATGGAACTAAGAGGAGCAAAATCAAGAGCACAAATAAGAAGCAAAGTTCCTGTTCCAGAGATTCAATTTCAGTTTGTAAAGGAAACGACAGTAATAGATAATAGAAACGGCATGTAGTTTTTAGTTGTATATGTATTTAACTCAGCATGTGATAGGCACGTGCATTAGTTTGTTATTTCTGTTTCTGTTAGCTGATTAATTAGTTAGTTACTAAGTGGTTAGTTACTAAGTGGAGGGAtttgatgtatatatatatatatatatatatatatatatatatatatatatatatatatatatatatgtatctgGTTGTATCAGATTAGTTCAGTTTTTGTTCAATGaaatagaatttcattttttcaGAATTCTCTCTGTTTTCCAATAGCGGTCTCCATCAGTGAGCCAAAAGTTACACGAGCATTGTTTCCACATGGTACTCTCAGCGTCTAGCCAAACATTCAATGCATTGGGAACATCCCTAATCTCACTATCTGTTTTCATGCTACTGGATTGTTGCTCCAACATTTGTAGTTTGCTTTGCAATGGCTCTATTTTCCGCCCCACATGGCTGTACTCCATCTTGTTCCAAGCCTGTAACCTTGTACGGCATCGTTCAAGGCAATTCGTAATAGGGAAGCCTTCAGTTTTATAAAGGCCCTCGTGCCATGATTCTTGAACCACTTCAGAATAACAGGGTCCCTCAACCACATCTCTTCAAATTGGAAGAGCTTTTTGGTTGGTCATCATTGATGGCTGTTATTTTTTAGGCGAAGGGAGAGCATAGAATGATCTCACATTGACATGGATACGTGGTCGACAGCAGCACCATGGAAGATCAACTGCCATGCATTGTTTGCAAGTGCTCTGTCAAGTCTTATCTTTAAACGTCCTTCAGTGTGATCAGTTTTAAACCAGGTGAACGATGAACCAATGAAGCCTAAGTCGTGAAAATCACAAGCATTGATGACTCGGCGGAATTTTTCTATCTGTCTACTTGGTCAAAGTCTACCTCCAAATTTTTCAAATTGGCTAGTAATCTTGTTGTAATCCCCGATGCAGAGCCATGGCAGCTGGTTTGTTTGGCCAAGAGATTCTAAAATAGACCACGTCTTCTCCTTTTTACTAGTGTCTAGTTGCCCATAAAAACCAGTCAAACGCCACTTCGCACCAGTTGTGTTACATGTGATGTGCACGTCAATATGCCAATGTGAGAAGCCTTGGATTGCCACCTTAGTTTCTGGTTTCCATAGTAAGGCTAGAACACCGCTTTGACCTATGCTAGATACGACTAAGCGTTGAGTGTAACCAAGTTCTTGcttcttttatttcatttcttcttgTGACAGTTTGGTCTCCATTAGGAAAACCAACTAAAGAGCTTCCTTATTTAGTGCTCGCTAGAGAGCACGAATTGTATGAGGGTTCCCAAATCCTCGACAGTTTTAGCTGATGGTACTCATTCGGCCAAGTGATACTGCGTAGCAACCACCGCCAATCTTAGTTTTTTTGCAAAAATCTTACCCAACATACGAGTTTCAGTCTCAAACTTCtgctttttatcatcatcaaCGTCCCAACCTATGTCTTCAAACTTGCGTTTGGATCCTAGTTGGGTTGTGTCTATGTCCATGGGGTTTGTGTGGGGTTGGGCTAGGATAATTCTTTTCCATTTCCTTTGGTTTTGGCCAGTAGCAAGGTGTGTGGCAGCAATAAGCCCATTGTGAGGCCCATATGGCATCAAGTGTGATTGTACACAATTCCATATTTTCCGTTAGTTTTATTGAAGGTGCCAGCTTTAAAcgtcatattattattagttgCCTCATCATTAGCATTTAAGTCGTGATCAATCTCCGCAAGATGTAAACGGAAAAGATCGTGACTTTTCAAAATCTCCCTGTTTGTCGGGATATGTCTATGGGCATCCGTTTCAGATATTTCAGCATTTTCCTTATCTCCTGTAGCAGTTGTGATAATGGCTGGTATGGCTGAAGGCTCACAGGCGgcgatggtggtggtggtggcgtcAGAGAGTGTCGCGGTAGCCATGGGAATAAAGCCGCGGTAAGGCTGTGGTGGCTGAACTGGGTGGTTCTGAAGTCGTTCATCGCTAGCTCTCAACCACGCACTGTATTGTTGCTCATCCTTACGTAGAGTACCCTTACTACGTATCCACATTTTGCAGTCTTTCTCATCGTGGTTTAATACACCACACCAGTAACAAAAAATTGGCATGCGCTCATACTAGTAGGATACCTATGAAGGAGATGAGTCACCTATGTCCACCATCCTTCCTCGACAGAGAGGTTGGCTAATATCCATGTTGATCCTTACTCAAAGACATCGCCCTCGATAGTCTCCCCTTGGGCCCATGTCAACTTGATCAACAACTTCGAGGGTGCTCCCTATAGCTTCAGCATTTTCCTTGCTCATGTATTGGATTGGCAAATCATGAACCTGTACCCAGAAACTTTCCTTGTCAAACTTGGCATTCTTTACCGCCTCATTCTTTCTTGGTTTGTAGAGACTGAGCAGGTACTTATCAAAAGACCATGGTCCTCGCGTCAGTATGTGATATAGGTCATACTCATCATAAAAAGAATCATAACTGTATTGGAGCCAAGGTCACGaatgtcaaaacttttttcaGTTTTCCACATGCTCTTTAGTGTTCGGAAGACCGCTTCCATGTTGATGCATCGCTTGGTGAAGAACTTGGCCACAAGTACCTTACCGTCGCCAGTAGGATTAGAGGTTAAAGGGACTGTTTGGGTTTCTTTCGGTTTCAGTGATAAGCGGTCCCATTTACTTGTGATATCATCCATGGTGTGGAGTTGGGAGAAGATGAGCGTATAGGTGCGAGGTGGGATAAGGGTGGAGGAGTAGAAAGTGGAGAAGATAGGATTGGTGtaggaaagaaaaagaggtCCCACCTGAGGGGGGAAAAGGCCTATCA
This genomic stretch from Castanea sativa cultivar Marrone di Chiusa Pesio chromosome 9, ASM4071231v1 harbors:
- the LOC142608797 gene encoding uncharacterized protein LOC142608797 — translated: MDIDTTQLGSKRKFEDIGWDVDDDKKQKFETETRMLVVQESWHEGLYKTEGFPITNCLERCRTRLQAWNKMEYSHVGRKIEPLQSKLQMLEQQSSSMKTDSEIRDVPNALNVWLDAESTMWKQCSCNFWLTDGDRYWKTERILKK